Proteins from one Microbacterium proteolyticum genomic window:
- a CDS encoding CitMHS family transporter codes for MTPHILTAETADYAVAYTPADGVLVALGFLMVLSFMALIMTRRLTPMVALIVVPTIFGLIAGAGFGLGDMVIDAIGKMAPTAALLLFAIMYFGIMIDVGLFDPLIRVITRFLGDDPAKVVLGTAILAGAVSLDGDGSTTFIITTSAMLPIYLRLGMSPVVLTCVAGLMNGTLNIVPWGGPTVRAATALGLQPTDVFVPMLPSLLAGLVVALAFAWFLGLSERKRLAGSVDTSKLDTPGVFGRLGAPKLFRGAESKPGALASLRTGNIVTVRGGRGAVAAPELVQAADTAMADTMLDPNRATLRPKLIWFNLALTVAVMVLLVLDLFPLAFVFMVGAALALIVNFPKLRGQADEIVAHAPSIVGVVSMVLAAGVLVGVLNGTGMVTAMAAWITQVIPSSMGPFLAVITGVLSIPFTFFMSNDAFYFGILPVLAESAANYGITPVEMARASITGQPVHLQSPLVPAILLLVSLAGVNLGDHHKKVLWRATIVSLVMLGVGVLVGAVPLLG; via the coding sequence ATGACCCCCCACATCCTCACGGCCGAGACAGCCGACTACGCCGTGGCGTACACGCCCGCGGACGGCGTGCTCGTGGCTCTCGGCTTCCTCATGGTGCTGTCGTTCATGGCGCTGATCATGACGCGGCGACTCACACCGATGGTGGCGCTGATCGTGGTGCCGACGATCTTCGGCCTGATCGCGGGCGCCGGGTTCGGCCTCGGCGACATGGTGATCGACGCGATCGGCAAGATGGCGCCGACCGCCGCGCTGCTGCTGTTCGCGATCATGTACTTCGGCATCATGATCGACGTCGGGCTGTTCGATCCGCTGATCCGCGTGATCACGCGCTTCCTCGGCGACGACCCCGCCAAGGTCGTGCTCGGTACGGCGATCCTCGCCGGCGCCGTCTCGCTCGACGGTGACGGCTCGACGACCTTCATCATCACCACCTCGGCGATGCTGCCGATCTACCTGCGTCTGGGCATGAGCCCGGTCGTCCTCACGTGCGTCGCGGGTCTGATGAACGGCACGCTCAACATCGTCCCGTGGGGTGGCCCGACGGTCCGCGCGGCCACCGCCCTCGGCCTGCAGCCCACCGACGTCTTCGTGCCGATGCTCCCCTCGCTGCTCGCCGGTCTCGTCGTCGCGCTCGCGTTCGCGTGGTTCCTGGGCCTCTCGGAGCGCAAGCGTCTCGCCGGCTCCGTCGACACCTCCAAGCTCGACACCCCCGGTGTCTTCGGTCGACTGGGGGCTCCGAAGCTGTTCCGCGGCGCCGAGTCGAAGCCCGGCGCGCTCGCGTCGCTGCGCACCGGCAACATCGTCACCGTCCGCGGAGGACGCGGCGCCGTCGCCGCCCCCGAACTGGTCCAGGCGGCCGACACCGCGATGGCCGACACGATGCTCGACCCGAACCGCGCCACGCTCCGACCGAAGCTCATCTGGTTCAACCTCGCACTGACCGTGGCCGTGATGGTGCTGCTGGTGCTCGACCTCTTCCCGCTGGCGTTCGTGTTCATGGTCGGTGCGGCGCTCGCGCTCATCGTCAACTTCCCGAAGCTGCGCGGACAGGCCGACGAGATCGTCGCCCACGCCCCGAGCATCGTCGGTGTCGTCTCGATGGTGCTGGCCGCCGGCGTCCTGGTGGGCGTGCTCAACGGCACCGGGATGGTCACGGCGATGGCCGCCTGGATCACCCAGGTGATCCCGTCCTCGATGGGGCCGTTCCTCGCCGTCATCACGGGCGTGCTGTCGATCCCGTTCACCTTCTTCATGTCGAACGACGCGTTCTACTTCGGCATCCTGCCGGTGCTGGCCGAGAGCGCCGCGAACTACGGCATCACCCCGGTCGAGATGGCCCGCGCCTCGATCACGGGCCAGCCGGTCCACCTGCAGAGCCCGCTGGTCCCCGCGATCCTGCTGCTGGTCTCGCTCGCCGGCGTCAACCTCGGCGACCACCACAAGAAGGTGCTGTGGCGCGCGACGATCGTCTCGCTCGTGATGCTCGGCGTCGGCGTGCTGGTCGGGGCGGTCCCGCTCCTCGGCTGA
- a CDS encoding sensor histidine kinase, translating to MRFATRTLLVQIATMVAVVAVCTAVFAWLGIQQLRSEADSSALNIARSVAEAPEVRELVAEYSADPGTPDAASLRGGTLERYASDVTARTEGLFVVITDDHGIRLAHPDPDRLGEVVSTSFADALAGREVVTWETGTLGESARAKVPVYPPGGGDPVGEVSVGFERASVFDDLPALLIGIGVAVVVAVGLGVAVALLMRRRLERLTLGLQPEELVALVQTQTAVLESADEGVVAIDDTGVVRVCTTPAETLLGVSGAVGRRLDELALPVAVASALAGSGAPNGMPIGERVVFIDVRPVRRGTRTLGRVAVLRDRTDVLALSDRLDSVRALGDALRVQRHENANRVHAAVGLLDAGRTAEARAFLADLVDRGSVDWAVPGLDLVGDAMLGSFLGAKGLSARERGVTLRVSEDTWLPSTVADVEDVVAVLGNLVDNAVSAAASGGEPREVEVAVLGDGADVVLTVADTGGGIADVDAAFAPRERTDDPAAVHGLGVGLPLSREFARRRGGDVWIVDAGGAGRGAVVAARLPGVLHVGTEEER from the coding sequence ATGCGATTCGCCACCCGGACCCTGCTCGTGCAGATCGCCACGATGGTCGCCGTCGTGGCCGTGTGCACCGCGGTGTTCGCGTGGCTCGGCATCCAACAGCTCCGCTCCGAAGCCGACTCCTCCGCCCTCAACATCGCCCGGTCCGTCGCCGAGGCGCCCGAGGTGCGCGAACTCGTCGCCGAGTACTCGGCCGACCCCGGAACCCCGGATGCCGCGTCCCTGCGCGGCGGGACGCTCGAGCGCTACGCCTCCGACGTCACCGCGCGGACGGAGGGGCTGTTCGTCGTGATCACCGACGACCACGGCATCCGGCTCGCCCATCCCGATCCCGACCGGCTCGGCGAAGTGGTCAGCACGAGCTTCGCCGACGCGCTCGCCGGGCGCGAGGTCGTGACCTGGGAGACGGGGACGCTCGGGGAATCCGCGCGCGCCAAGGTGCCGGTCTATCCGCCCGGGGGAGGCGACCCCGTGGGCGAGGTGAGCGTCGGGTTCGAGCGCGCGAGCGTGTTCGACGACCTGCCCGCCCTGCTGATCGGCATCGGCGTCGCGGTGGTCGTGGCCGTGGGGCTCGGCGTCGCGGTCGCGCTGCTCATGCGCCGACGCCTCGAGCGCCTCACGCTCGGCCTGCAGCCCGAAGAGCTCGTCGCCCTCGTGCAGACGCAGACGGCGGTGCTGGAGAGCGCCGACGAGGGTGTCGTCGCCATCGACGACACCGGCGTCGTGCGCGTGTGCACGACGCCGGCCGAGACCCTGCTCGGGGTGTCCGGCGCGGTGGGGCGCCGCCTTGACGAGCTCGCTCTGCCGGTCGCCGTGGCATCCGCGCTCGCCGGATCCGGAGCCCCGAACGGGATGCCGATCGGCGAACGCGTCGTCTTCATCGACGTCCGGCCGGTCCGGCGCGGGACGCGAACTCTTGGCCGCGTCGCCGTGCTGCGCGATCGCACCGACGTCCTGGCGCTGTCCGACCGGCTCGACAGCGTCCGTGCGCTCGGCGACGCGCTGCGGGTGCAGCGCCACGAGAACGCCAATCGCGTGCACGCCGCCGTCGGGCTGCTCGACGCCGGACGGACGGCGGAGGCGCGCGCCTTCCTCGCCGACCTCGTCGACCGGGGCTCGGTCGACTGGGCCGTACCCGGGCTCGACCTCGTCGGCGACGCGATGCTGGGTTCGTTCCTCGGGGCGAAGGGACTGTCGGCGCGCGAACGCGGGGTGACGCTCCGGGTGTCGGAGGACACGTGGCTCCCCTCGACCGTCGCCGACGTGGAGGACGTCGTCGCCGTGCTCGGCAACCTGGTCGACAACGCCGTGAGCGCGGCGGCATCCGGGGGCGAGCCCCGCGAGGTCGAGGTCGCGGTGCTCGGCGACGGCGCCGACGTCGTGCTGACGGTGGCCGACACCGGCGGCGGGATCGCCGACGTCGACGCCGCCTTCGCCCCGCGCGAGCGCACCGACGATCCGGCCGCCGTGCACGGGCTCGGGGTCGGGCTGCCGCTGTCGCGGGAGTTCGCCCGGCGCCGCGGCGGAGACGTCTGGATCGTGGATGCCGGAGGCGCGGGCCGCGGTGCCGTGGTCGCCGCGCGACTGCCCGGCGTGCTGCACGTCGGCACCGAGGAGGAGAGATGA
- a CDS encoding response regulator has protein sequence MTDIRVLVVDDDFRVAGLHRDAVDARPGFAALEPARTVGEARAAVAAHAPDLLLADVYLPDGDGIELVRSVGLDAFVLSAATDAATVRRAFTAGTLAFLVKPFDTRVLAERLDRYARYRNLLASSRPLTQDDVDRAAAVMRGERDGASLARSATEQTVLAALGDDEASASEVAERIGVSRATAQRHLTALAERGLVSVGLRYGSTGRPEHRFRSA, from the coding sequence ATGACCGATATCCGCGTGCTCGTCGTCGACGACGACTTCCGGGTGGCAGGGCTCCACCGCGACGCCGTCGACGCGCGCCCCGGCTTCGCCGCCCTGGAACCGGCGCGCACGGTCGGTGAGGCGCGGGCGGCGGTCGCCGCGCACGCCCCCGATCTGCTGCTCGCCGACGTGTACCTGCCCGACGGCGACGGGATCGAACTGGTCCGCTCGGTCGGCCTCGACGCCTTCGTGCTGTCGGCGGCGACGGATGCCGCGACCGTGCGGCGCGCGTTCACGGCCGGGACGCTGGCGTTCCTCGTGAAGCCGTTCGACACACGCGTGCTCGCCGAACGCCTCGACCGGTACGCGCGGTACCGGAACCTGCTGGCGTCCTCTCGGCCGCTGACCCAGGACGACGTCGACCGCGCGGCCGCCGTCATGCGGGGGGAGCGCGACGGCGCCTCGCTCGCCCGCTCGGCGACCGAGCAGACGGTGCTCGCAGCCCTCGGCGACGACGAGGCGTCGGCGTCGGAGGTCGCGGAGCGCATCGGCGTGTCCCGGGCGACCGCGCAGCGCCACCTCACCGCTCTGGCCGAGCGGGGTCTCGTCTCGGTCGGCCTCCGCTACGGATCGACGGGTCGCCCCGAGCACCGCTTCCGGAGCGCGTGA
- a CDS encoding alpha-amylase family glycosyl hydrolase — protein sequence MPDWPSHVLWWHLYPLGFVGAPIRDGVDPDAEPVHRLERIEPWLDHVIELGLNGLLLGPIFASETHGYDTVDHFRVDPRLGDDSDLDRLLAASRERGIRVLLDGVFNHVGRGHPAFQAVLAGGDATLFRGTRVDGRFEPEVFEGHGALVALDHSSDATADLVVDVMCHWLARGIDGWRLDAAYAVPPEFWAQVLPRVRERFPEAWFLGEVIHGDGPAMVHASTMDSLTQYELWQGIWHGIADGNFFELSHAIERHDELLATFVPQTFVGNHDVTRIASAVGPDLVPHALAVLFTVGGTPSVYAGDEFGWTAVKEEREGGDDAVRPEFPATPADVTDVDERILDAHRALVALRRRHPWLWRARTDVVEVTNATLVLRTAVDAEAVIVALNIGDSPASLPAADARTVVAGEAMLHDSRAELPPRGWAVLEA from the coding sequence ATGCCCGACTGGCCCTCGCACGTCCTCTGGTGGCACCTCTACCCGCTCGGGTTCGTGGGCGCGCCGATCCGCGACGGCGTCGACCCCGACGCGGAACCGGTGCACCGCCTCGAGCGCATCGAGCCGTGGCTCGACCACGTCATCGAGCTCGGTCTGAACGGCCTGCTGCTGGGGCCGATCTTCGCGTCGGAGACGCACGGGTACGACACGGTCGATCACTTCCGCGTCGACCCGCGGCTCGGCGACGACAGCGACCTCGACCGACTACTGGCAGCGTCGCGGGAGCGCGGCATCCGGGTCCTCCTCGACGGCGTGTTCAACCATGTCGGGCGGGGACATCCGGCGTTCCAGGCCGTGCTCGCGGGCGGGGACGCGACGCTCTTCCGCGGCACCCGGGTCGACGGCCGGTTCGAGCCCGAGGTCTTCGAGGGGCACGGTGCCCTCGTCGCCCTCGACCACTCCTCCGACGCGACCGCCGATCTCGTGGTCGACGTCATGTGCCACTGGCTCGCGCGCGGGATCGACGGGTGGCGACTGGATGCCGCCTACGCGGTGCCGCCGGAGTTCTGGGCGCAGGTGCTCCCCCGCGTGCGCGAGCGTTTCCCCGAGGCGTGGTTCCTCGGCGAGGTGATCCACGGCGACGGCCCCGCGATGGTGCACGCGTCGACGATGGACTCGCTGACCCAGTACGAGCTGTGGCAGGGCATCTGGCACGGCATCGCCGACGGCAACTTCTTCGAGCTGAGTCACGCGATCGAGCGCCACGACGAGCTGCTCGCGACCTTCGTGCCGCAGACCTTCGTCGGCAACCACGACGTCACCCGGATCGCCTCGGCGGTCGGGCCCGACCTCGTCCCGCATGCTCTCGCCGTGCTGTTCACGGTGGGCGGCACCCCGTCGGTCTACGCGGGCGACGAGTTCGGCTGGACCGCGGTGAAGGAGGAGCGCGAGGGCGGCGACGACGCGGTGCGGCCGGAGTTCCCGGCCACCCCGGCGGACGTGACCGACGTCGACGAGCGCATCCTCGACGCGCATCGGGCGCTCGTCGCCCTGCGCCGGCGGCATCCGTGGCTCTGGCGCGCGCGCACCGACGTCGTCGAGGTCACGAACGCCACCCTGGTGCTCCGCACCGCCGTGGATGCCGAGGCGGTCATCGTCGCGCTGAACATCGGCGACTCCCCCGCGTCGCTCCCCGCCGCCGACGCCCGGACCGTGGTCGCCGGCGAGGCGATGCTGCATGATTCCCGCGCGGAGCTCCCGCCCCGCGGCTGGGCGGTCCTCGAGGCGTGA
- a CDS encoding ROK family protein: MTDATPSVPSLRRHSLDAVLAYAWDAEAFTASDVMAAVALTRSTTIDVLDELVARGLLIEMPNARAVGEYSKGRPARRFALRADAGLVVGVDAGRGHVTATVADLRGVPVATSRLSIDPERDSPERRRRAAEKVVDATLTRARASRDDLVAICLGVPAPVDRAGRSPAHHDGFWQRMNPDFVDTFASWAPVVRVENDASLAAVAEHAQGAAVGYDDFVALLAGERFGAGLWLDGRLLRGAHGGAGETVAFDRVEGVGSAYGLAPRCVDAARAAIAAGTLPAGSALADVPDDDLDAKTVLDLAAEGDPGALAVAAEVGGQLAIVTGLLGSLFDVRRVVISGAIAAGAGPIIAAAAEALPAALHLPPPEIVASPLGADIVSVGAVAAALEATRSRAIDLAPFALPADRARA, from the coding sequence ATGACGGATGCCACACCCTCGGTTCCCTCGCTCCGCCGCCACAGCCTCGACGCCGTGCTCGCCTACGCGTGGGACGCCGAGGCATTCACGGCGAGCGACGTCATGGCCGCGGTCGCACTGACCCGGTCGACGACGATCGACGTGCTCGACGAGCTGGTCGCCCGCGGGCTGCTGATCGAGATGCCGAACGCCCGGGCCGTGGGCGAATACTCCAAGGGACGACCGGCGCGCCGCTTCGCGCTCCGCGCCGACGCCGGACTCGTCGTCGGCGTGGATGCCGGCCGCGGACACGTCACGGCGACCGTCGCCGACCTCCGCGGGGTTCCCGTGGCGACCTCGCGCCTGTCGATCGACCCGGAGCGGGATTCGCCCGAGCGCCGCCGCCGCGCCGCCGAGAAGGTGGTCGACGCCACCCTGACCCGGGCACGCGCCTCGCGCGACGATCTCGTCGCGATATGCCTCGGCGTGCCCGCCCCCGTCGACCGCGCGGGCCGCTCCCCCGCGCACCACGACGGCTTCTGGCAGCGCATGAACCCCGACTTCGTCGACACCTTCGCCTCGTGGGCGCCGGTCGTCCGAGTCGAGAACGACGCCTCGCTCGCCGCGGTCGCCGAACACGCGCAGGGTGCCGCCGTCGGCTACGACGACTTCGTCGCCCTCCTCGCGGGCGAGCGGTTCGGTGCCGGACTGTGGCTCGACGGGCGCCTCCTCCGCGGCGCGCACGGCGGAGCCGGAGAGACGGTCGCGTTCGACCGGGTCGAGGGCGTCGGCAGCGCGTACGGCCTGGCGCCGCGGTGCGTCGACGCCGCGCGGGCGGCGATCGCCGCGGGCACCCTGCCCGCCGGCAGCGCGCTGGCCGACGTGCCGGACGACGACCTGGATGCCAAGACCGTGCTCGACCTCGCCGCCGAGGGCGACCCGGGGGCCCTGGCCGTCGCGGCCGAGGTCGGCGGCCAGCTCGCGATCGTGACGGGGCTCCTCGGCAGCCTGTTCGACGTCCGCCGGGTCGTGATCTCGGGCGCGATCGCCGCCGGCGCAGGCCCGATCATCGCCGCCGCGGCCGAGGCCCTCCCCGCCGCGCTGCACCTGCCGCCGCCGGAGATCGTCGCCTCCCCGCTCGGCGCGGACATCGTGTCGGTCGGCGCCGTCGCCGCGGCCCTCGAGGCCACGCGCTCCCGAGCGATCGACCTGGCGCCCTTCGCCCTCCCCGCCGACCGCGCGCGGGCCTGA